One window from the genome of Babylonia areolata isolate BAREFJ2019XMU chromosome 11, ASM4173473v1, whole genome shotgun sequence encodes:
- the LOC143287235 gene encoding beta-1,3-galactosyl-O-glycosyl-glycoprotein beta-1,6-N-acetylglucosaminyltransferase 3-like: protein MKHRKIRPEEDFEELQTPRLCPTVFDAVARQMEMYLEQRTVRVKEVDCMRVFRGDKQEAQKALKKEQQPTPLPTDQDIHRLAGNCSHFHHHYGFLFDPLTEEERQFPIAFSILTYKTASQMVDLLRAVYRPQNLYCIHADKKSPPAFRQAVEAVSRCFPNVFMASRSIDIHWSFYTVLEPEIVCMGDLWRNKTWKYFINLTGQEFPLRTNYELVRILTAFNGVNDIAGRVPDEANQARWHRFLPAPHNITVHKGPVHIVASRAFVDYVLHAPPAQEYLRWCQKTRFPEEHFFNSLNHNPHLGAPGRRPGNAHPNADFERRIRSLVRYKNWVPGYPCPGHKVVRGICILNVLDLPTLYHRRELFANKFHADYSRLALRCLAEELHNRTHKMSILNQRYESFQTLFSTNRTGQDSTILGILQHSMPLFFRAWDNSCQGLRCRQIQKGLPLEERGGRLHSGVAGKHYWTRLTAAEESASNVAGLSRNRKRLELS from the exons ATGAAACACAGAAAAATCCGTCCTGAAGAAGACTTTGAGGAGCTCCAAACTCCGCGCCTATGTCCCACTGTCTTTGATGCTGTTGCTCGACAGATGGAGATGTATTTGGAGCAGCGAACGGTGAGAGTGAAAGAGGTGGACTGCATGCGAGTGTTCCGGGGAGATAAACAGGAGGCTCAGAAGGCCCTGAAGAAGGAGCAGCAGCCCACACCACTGCCCACAGACCAAGACATCCACAGGCTGGCCGGCAACTGCAGCCACTTTCACCATCACTACGGTTTCCTCTTCGACCCCTTGACGGAGGAAGAACGACAGTTTCCTATTGCCTTCAGTATTCTCACCTATAAGACCGcttctcag ATGGTGGACTTACTGAGGGCGGTGTACAGGCCCCAGAACCTGTACTGCATCCACGCGGACAAGAAATCGCCTCCAGCGTTCCGCCAAGCTGTGGAGGCCGTGTCCCGCTGCTTCCCCAATGTTTTCATGGCCTCTCGCTCCATTGATATCCACTGGAGCTTCTACACCGTGCTGGAACCCGAGATCGTGTGCATGGGGGACCTGTGGAGGAACAAGACGTGGAAATACTTCATCAACCTGACGGGACAGGAATTCCCCCTGAGGACCAACTACGAGCTGGTCCGCATTCTGACTGCATTCAACGGGGTCAATGACATAGCAGGACGCGTTCCCGA tGAAGCAAACCAAGCACGATGGCACAGGTTCCTTCCGGCCCCCCACAACATCACGGTGCACAAAGGGCCCGTTCACATCGTGGCCAGCAGAGCCTTCGTGGACTACGTGCTGCACGCGCCTCCAGCCCAAGAATACCTGCGGTGGTGCCAGAAAACCCGGTTCCCTGAAGAGCACTTCTTTAACAGCCTGAATCACAACCCCCACCTCGGGGCACCGGGCAGACGTCCAG GAAACGCCCACCCGAATGCTGACTTCGAAAGAAGAATTAGGTCACTGGTCCGCTACAAGAATTGGGTGCCTGGGTACCCCTGCCCTGGACACAAGGTCGTCCGTGGCATCTGCATCCTGAACGTTCTTGACCTACCCACGCTGTACCACCGAAGGGAACTGTTCGCTAACAAGTTTCACGCAGACTACAGCCGTCTGGCGCTGCGCTGTCTGGCTGAGGAACTCCACAATCGCACTC ACAAGATGTCCATCCTCAATCAAAGGTATGAAAGCTTCCAGACGCTCTTCAGCACCAACCGCACAGGCCAAGACTCCACAATTCTTGGAATCCTGCAACA ttcgaTGCCCCTCTTCTTCCGTGCTTGGGATaattcctgtcaaggtcttcggtgtcggcagattcaaaAGGGACTGCCGTTGGAAGAACGTGGTGGCAGACTCCACTCTGGGGTGgctggg